The following coding sequences are from one Comamonas koreensis window:
- a CDS encoding GspH/FimT family pseudopilin — translation MNSIVLINLLKHQRGCRHSGLTAVELMVVVSVLAIIASLAVPSASGLLQRWRVRQSLEAMHSAVFLARSEAIKRSGLVALQRIADSGHCRAQATSSDWSCGWQVCVHALGQQQCADDAPVVQRFETPPGLQVQRNSLGEGIRFDRWGMPVAGFAFALLPEGKTLEHPAAKGLCTSRGGRVRVVDGPSCSPRS, via the coding sequence ATGAATTCAATAGTTTTAATTAATTTATTGAAACATCAACGCGGGTGCCGGCACAGCGGGCTGACCGCGGTCGAGCTGATGGTAGTGGTCAGCGTGCTGGCCATTATCGCGAGCCTGGCCGTGCCCAGTGCGAGCGGGCTGCTGCAGCGCTGGCGCGTGCGGCAGTCGCTCGAGGCCATGCATTCTGCGGTATTTCTGGCGCGCTCCGAAGCCATCAAGCGCAGTGGCCTTGTGGCCTTGCAGAGGATTGCCGACAGCGGGCATTGCCGGGCACAAGCCACCAGCAGTGACTGGAGCTGCGGATGGCAGGTCTGTGTGCATGCGCTGGGCCAGCAGCAGTGCGCCGACGATGCACCGGTAGTGCAGCGCTTTGAAACGCCGCCGGGCCTGCAGGTGCAGCGCAACAGCCTGGGTGAAGGTATCCGCTTTGACCGCTGGGGCATGCCGGTGGCAGGTTTTGCCTTTGCGCTGCTCCCCGAGGGAAAAACGCTGGAGCACCCAGCCGCCAAGGGCCTGTGCACCAGCCGGGGTGGGCGTGTGCGGGTTGTCGACGGCCCCAGCTGCAGCCCCAGGAGCTAG
- the ribD gene encoding bifunctional diaminohydroxyphosphoribosylaminopyrimidine deaminase/5-amino-6-(5-phosphoribosylamino)uracil reductase RibD has translation MTDPHLQTALELAASALFITSPNPRVGCVLVAADGQVIGQGHTQRAGGPHAEIMALRDAAARGHSTAGATAYVTLEPCAHHGRTGPCCDALAAAGIAKVVGAITDPNPLVAGMGFARLRAAGVEVVVCAPEDGGEASRELNIGFFSRMVRKQPWVRLKAAMSLDGATALPDGSSQWITGEAARADGHHWRARACAILTGVGTVLADDPALDVRYVQTPRQPRLVVLDSQLRTPPQARIFAAEREVLVYTHSEDSARQAALQAVGATIVRLPPPHAAGPAHRIDLAALMQDLGQREVNELHVEAGGILNGALLQAGLVDECLLYLAPKLLGQGLPAFAGMALQKLDQAPALDIRSIEPLGADLRVLARIQGHGAF, from the coding sequence ATGACTGATCCACACCTGCAAACCGCGCTGGAACTGGCTGCCAGCGCCCTGTTCATTACCTCGCCCAATCCCCGCGTAGGGTGCGTGCTGGTCGCCGCAGACGGCCAGGTGATCGGCCAGGGCCACACCCAGCGCGCGGGTGGGCCGCACGCAGAAATCATGGCCTTGCGCGATGCGGCCGCTCGCGGCCACAGCACCGCAGGCGCGACCGCCTATGTCACCCTGGAGCCCTGTGCACACCACGGCCGCACGGGGCCTTGCTGCGATGCGCTGGCCGCCGCCGGCATTGCCAAAGTGGTGGGCGCCATCACCGATCCGAACCCGCTGGTCGCGGGCATGGGTTTTGCGCGTCTGCGCGCAGCGGGGGTGGAGGTCGTGGTCTGCGCGCCCGAGGACGGCGGCGAGGCTTCGCGCGAACTCAACATCGGCTTTTTCAGCCGCATGGTGCGCAAGCAACCCTGGGTGCGGCTCAAGGCCGCCATGTCGCTCGATGGCGCCACCGCCTTGCCCGATGGCAGCAGCCAGTGGATCACCGGCGAAGCAGCCCGGGCCGATGGCCACCACTGGCGCGCCAGGGCCTGCGCCATCCTGACGGGCGTGGGCACCGTGCTGGCCGATGATCCGGCGCTGGATGTGCGCTATGTGCAGACGCCTCGGCAACCGCGCCTGGTGGTGCTGGACAGCCAGCTGCGCACCCCCCCGCAGGCCCGCATTTTTGCCGCAGAGCGCGAAGTGCTGGTCTACACCCACAGCGAAGACAGCGCGCGCCAGGCGGCGCTGCAAGCCGTGGGCGCCACCATCGTGCGCCTACCGCCTCCACACGCCGCAGGCCCTGCCCACCGCATCGACCTGGCCGCCCTGATGCAAGACCTGGGCCAACGGGAAGTCAACGAGCTGCATGTCGAAGCGGGCGGCATCTTGAATGGCGCGCTGCTGCAGGCAGGCCTCGTCGACGAGTGCCTGCTCTACCTGGCGCCCAAGCTGCTCGGCCAGGGCCTGCCCGCGTTTGCCGGCATGGCGCTGCAAAAGCTAGATCAGGCGCCCGCCTTGGATATTCGCTCGATCGAGCCCTTGGGCGCCGACCTGCGCGTGCTCGCCCGGATCCAGGGCCATGGCGCTTTCTGA
- a CDS encoding phospholipase D family protein, which yields MPTALPTSAQSPLRPPEITSWPKLRRGLVMVCAAVLLAGCASKLPTQVDRPVSSAQPPAASSPLVQISQQRQKAESKAGPGVSGFEILAGAQAAYGARLALVQGAKHTLDVQYYAIHADASTARLLESVVNAARRGVRVRVLLDDFHGTGRNAQVMRLAFEPNIEMRMFNPLPGDRDSPISRMWNAATDFQRAQQRMHNKLFLADNVMGIMGGRNLGDAYFDNDESSNFLDTDVLVMGPAVQDLSSSFDSYWNNERAYPVQSLISKKTLEDMQQAYHARPGKGGDDDTTNAASEPAARSASSGGALPSPPDGEPRPGGAISDEQRERAWDMQPVDLQTVPLVWAHSVVMADAPSKIPAVDSDGQTNALSAAPGVLDNKRLAQLRALAETRNPGHSPSADSVVDGLVQLLGYAKKDLLIVSPYFVPGESMRQAFKDAVQRGVRVRILTNSLSSNDAPIAHIGYARHRENLLRDGVELYELVSDESDLRAAFGLGSGQNSFREGRRVMLHSKVLVLDGQLLVVGSMNLDQRSKLQNTEIAVLVRSRKLSGQAAGMIEKGLESAAWHVVLKDGKLLWQAPQNSRLKDQTTEPDASLPLRLMLKIISPFTPDSLL from the coding sequence ATGCCGACTGCTTTGCCAACCTCTGCCCAGTCTCCATTACGCCCCCCTGAGATAACATCCTGGCCCAAGCTGCGGCGCGGGCTGGTGATGGTGTGTGCGGCCGTGCTGCTCGCCGGCTGCGCCAGCAAGCTGCCCACCCAGGTCGACAGGCCGGTCTCATCGGCCCAGCCGCCAGCGGCCAGCAGCCCGCTGGTGCAGATCAGCCAGCAGCGCCAAAAGGCCGAGAGCAAGGCGGGGCCCGGGGTGTCGGGCTTCGAGATACTGGCCGGTGCGCAAGCCGCTTACGGCGCGCGCCTGGCGCTGGTGCAAGGCGCCAAGCACACGCTGGATGTGCAGTACTACGCCATCCATGCCGATGCCAGCACCGCGCGCCTGCTCGAAAGCGTCGTGAATGCCGCGCGCCGGGGCGTGCGCGTGCGCGTGCTGCTCGACGACTTCCATGGCACCGGGCGCAATGCCCAGGTGATGCGCCTGGCCTTTGAGCCCAATATCGAGATGCGCATGTTCAACCCGCTGCCCGGTGACCGCGACTCGCCGATCAGCCGCATGTGGAACGCGGCCACCGATTTCCAGCGCGCGCAGCAGCGCATGCACAACAAGCTGTTTTTGGCCGACAATGTGATGGGCATCATGGGCGGGCGCAACCTGGGTGATGCCTATTTCGACAACGACGAGAGCTCCAACTTCCTGGACACCGATGTGCTCGTCATGGGACCCGCTGTGCAGGACTTGTCGAGCAGCTTTGACAGCTACTGGAACAACGAGCGCGCCTATCCGGTGCAGTCGCTGATCAGCAAAAAGACCTTGGAAGATATGCAGCAGGCCTACCATGCCCGCCCCGGCAAAGGGGGCGATGACGATACGACGAATGCGGCATCCGAGCCCGCTGCCCGCAGCGCCAGCAGCGGCGGCGCGCTGCCCTCGCCGCCCGATGGCGAGCCCCGCCCGGGCGGCGCCATCTCCGACGAGCAGCGCGAGCGCGCCTGGGACATGCAGCCAGTGGACCTCCAGACCGTCCCGCTGGTCTGGGCCCATTCGGTGGTGATGGCCGATGCGCCCAGCAAGATACCGGCGGTCGATTCCGACGGCCAGACCAACGCGCTGAGCGCCGCGCCCGGCGTGCTGGACAACAAGCGCCTGGCGCAGCTGCGAGCGCTGGCTGAAACCCGCAACCCTGGCCACAGCCCCAGTGCCGATTCGGTGGTGGACGGCCTGGTGCAGCTGCTAGGTTATGCCAAAAAGGATTTGCTGATCGTCTCGCCTTACTTTGTACCCGGCGAATCGATGCGCCAGGCGTTCAAGGATGCCGTGCAGCGCGGGGTGCGCGTGCGCATTCTGACCAACTCGCTGTCGTCCAACGACGCGCCCATTGCCCATATCGGCTACGCCCGCCACCGCGAGAACCTGTTGCGCGATGGCGTGGAGCTGTACGAGCTGGTCAGCGACGAGAGCGATCTGCGCGCCGCCTTTGGCCTGGGCAGCGGCCAGAACAGTTTTCGCGAAGGGCGGCGTGTGATGCTGCACAGCAAGGTGCTGGTGCTCGATGGCCAGTTGCTGGTGGTGGGGTCGATGAACCTGGACCAGCGCTCCAAGCTGCAAAATACCGAAATCGCCGTGCTGGTGCGCAGCCGCAAGCTCTCGGGGCAGGCTGCCGGCATGATCGAGAAGGGGCTGGAGAGCGCCGCTTGGCATGTGGTGCTCAAAGACGGCAAGCTGCTGTGGCAGGCGCCGCAGAACAGCCGCTTGAAAGACCAGACCACCGAGCCCGATGCCAGTCTGCCGCTGCGGCTGATGCTCAAGATCATCAGCCCCTTTACGCCCGACTCTTTGCTTTAA
- the pilV gene encoding type IV pilus modification protein PilV — protein sequence MRIFVPTHPQASLSRGISLLESLVAMVVLVLGVLAMLAMQLRTLADVQTSTRRVQAIRLIEDLGERIRANPRAWDQLEHYLSDWQHAAAAPPRSCSAQACSAAELAQHELAQWRLQVARSLPLGQSRIFLAPGEAVGANRRQLGVMVRWRDSTHAPLGASDPALYWDLVDATRRVGEGGGADAVEERGGEVVCQDGDGGLRYSCHLQYLALNARCTAERMGSAVHYHCGGT from the coding sequence ATGCGCATCTTCGTGCCCACCCACCCGCAGGCCTCCCTCTCACGTGGCATCAGCTTGCTGGAGTCACTGGTGGCCATGGTGGTGCTGGTGTTGGGCGTGTTGGCGATGCTGGCCATGCAGCTGCGCACGCTCGCCGATGTGCAAACCAGCACCCGCCGTGTACAGGCTATTCGTTTGATCGAAGACCTGGGCGAGCGCATACGCGCCAACCCCCGTGCCTGGGACCAGCTGGAGCACTATCTGAGCGATTGGCAGCATGCTGCGGCAGCGCCGCCCAGGTCCTGCAGTGCGCAGGCTTGCAGCGCCGCTGAGCTGGCGCAGCATGAATTGGCGCAATGGCGCCTGCAGGTGGCGCGCAGTTTGCCACTGGGGCAGTCCCGGATTTTTCTGGCGCCCGGCGAAGCGGTGGGCGCCAACCGGCGCCAGCTGGGCGTGATGGTCCGCTGGCGTGACAGTACGCATGCCCCCTTGGGTGCCTCCGATCCGGCGCTGTACTGGGACTTGGTCGATGCCACCCGCCGAGTGGGCGAGGGAGGGGGCGCAGATGCAGTGGAGGAACGCGGCGGCGAGGTAGTCTGCCAGGATGGCGATGGCGGTCTGCGCTACAGCTGCCACCTGCAGTACCTGGCCTTGAACGCACGCTGCACGGCAGAGCGCATGGGCAGCGCCGTGCACTACCACTGCGGAGGGACTTGA
- a CDS encoding PilW family protein: MLDQRHSAWAFDLIGTRRRAMDRGQHGFSLVELMVGLALGLLVVAAASVALLTSRSLAGTVSEASHLQQQASYALRVIGQQLRPSGSLYLNLQLPAGADPTLSAALTPAAFETAAPAVGSARGYAPRADALRGSDSSLAAGLRRYKQPVFAQAGLAAQARNCLGGPVDASADLRLESRFSLRGQVLRCGGNDTAASPQPLVDNVAAFRLRYLRMQAAGAAQPQLQYVNAQQASGDWSQVVAVEVCLVLFGRQAGPLPAGSGYTGCDGEWVELADLPGARQGRMHRSFRNLFQLRSQGSL, translated from the coding sequence ATGCTGGACCAGCGTCATTCCGCATGGGCCTTCGATCTGATCGGCACGCGGCGCCGCGCCATGGATCGCGGACAGCATGGCTTTAGCCTGGTCGAGCTGATGGTGGGCCTGGCGCTGGGCCTGCTGGTGGTGGCCGCGGCCAGCGTCGCCTTGCTGACCTCGCGCAGCCTGGCAGGCACCGTGAGCGAAGCCAGCCATCTGCAGCAGCAGGCCAGTTATGCCTTGCGCGTCATCGGCCAGCAATTGCGCCCATCGGGCAGCCTGTACCTGAACCTGCAGCTGCCCGCAGGTGCGGACCCCACGCTCAGCGCCGCGTTGACGCCAGCAGCTTTTGAGACGGCAGCCCCGGCGGTTGGCAGCGCCCGCGGCTATGCGCCGCGCGCCGATGCCTTGCGGGGCAGCGATAGCAGCCTGGCGGCCGGCTTGCGGCGCTACAAGCAGCCTGTCTTTGCCCAGGCCGGCCTGGCTGCGCAAGCGCGCAACTGCCTGGGCGGGCCGGTGGATGCCAGCGCCGATCTGCGGCTGGAATCGCGCTTTAGCCTGCGTGGTCAGGTGCTGCGCTGTGGTGGCAACGATACCGCTGCATCGCCGCAGCCCTTGGTGGACAACGTCGCGGCCTTTCGCCTGCGTTATTTGCGCATGCAGGCGGCGGGCGCGGCGCAGCCGCAGCTGCAGTACGTCAATGCGCAGCAGGCAAGCGGCGATTGGTCGCAGGTTGTTGCGGTCGAGGTCTGCCTGGTGCTATTTGGCCGCCAAGCTGGCCCACTGCCTGCCGGCAGCGGCTACACCGGTTGCGACGGTGAATGGGTGGAGCTGGCCGACCTGCCCGGCGCGCGCCAAGGGCGCATGCACCGCAGCTTTCGCAACCTGTTCCAGCTGCGCAGCCAGGGCAGCCTATGA
- a CDS encoding pilus assembly PilX family protein: MTRPRHARYCHGRHRARGAALLTVLVFGMLSMLLVLWSARTAWYGELVAGNDADYQRAFEAAEALLLDAELDIRGERADGRPCAYGGLPRGASASVCRSGGTTRVPLENADVPVFLAQLSAQPQRCIDALCAKRVGRQDIWNAPAAGTAARRAGEQDLFALMRAGTGARYGQYTGAQLGDADHPAHPILADRSAPDTGGWYWIEVIPYTDSKPGLISNAPAHQLELAGLTPHVVYRITAVAFGRKPDTLVVLEQSYARPRRKD, translated from the coding sequence ATGACAAGGCCCCGCCACGCCCGCTATTGCCATGGCCGTCACCGCGCCCGGGGCGCAGCCTTGCTGACGGTGCTGGTCTTTGGCATGTTGTCGATGCTGCTGGTCCTGTGGTCGGCGCGCACGGCCTGGTATGGCGAGTTGGTGGCCGGCAACGATGCCGATTACCAGCGGGCGTTCGAGGCGGCAGAGGCCTTGCTGCTTGATGCCGAACTGGATATCCGTGGCGAACGGGCCGATGGCCGGCCCTGTGCCTATGGCGGCCTGCCACGAGGCGCTTCAGCCAGCGTTTGCCGCAGCGGCGGCACCACCCGTGTGCCGTTGGAGAACGCCGACGTGCCGGTGTTTTTGGCCCAGCTCAGCGCCCAGCCGCAGCGCTGCATCGACGCGCTCTGTGCCAAGCGGGTCGGCCGCCAGGATATCTGGAATGCGCCGGCAGCGGGCACAGCAGCCCGTCGCGCGGGCGAGCAGGACCTGTTTGCGCTGATGCGGGCCGGCACCGGCGCGCGCTATGGCCAGTACACCGGCGCGCAGCTGGGCGATGCAGACCACCCGGCCCATCCCATCCTGGCGGACAGGAGCGCGCCCGACACCGGCGGCTGGTACTGGATCGAAGTCATCCCCTATACCGACAGCAAGCCCGGGCTCATCAGCAATGCGCCGGCCCACCAGCTGGAACTTGCCGGGCTGACGCCGCATGTGGTCTACCGCATCACCGCGGTGGCCTTTGGCAGAAAGCCGGACACCCTGGTGGTGCTGGAGCAGAGCTACGCACGTCCCAGGCGCAAAGATTGA
- a CDS encoding pilus assembly protein, with amino-acid sequence MDGTRASIVAHRKPPNQRQAALVCLALLPAAAWPLELATAPAGGASVFVAPNIIVSIDDSAAMQRRLGSAEPGVASITAPGGDGRWDARAQRIAVLRHALKEVLGDGQQLPDGTIRLAWQAMWNHGAAPGGGPGGMVQGQRRRPGASTVNSPRLAINGMQALQGRHRQHFLAFADSLRTGHRSDLHHLLGQADAYLRRPLGPQGPWASQPGAVTAASSTYLGCRRNYHIVLAGSRWAGPASGGAQDDHTRARTLPDGQVYGSGSAAQRAATQLYSDAVPSTLADWAFRSWADPLQRAGLSGSLAPDAGYRQAPPRERFGDGSGRNAVLERYWNPRYNPASWPHLQTYTVGIGLDASTWPGAQQILAPTQQLPLGYDGSFAALASGDVRWPDMQAQGEGVRALDLWHAALNGRGRFYAATHGQDVAHALRSIFSEIQAQQAGGAAGKGAAGPGAVTASTGAASASQAIAQDALLFSASYDPGRAWSGAIQAQAMGSDGRLQPASGWGGQTTADKLDAIAWQQRLVLTWGDVQQRGVPFRWAADDIYLSAAHKQALQGPADSAQGQASGEQRLHYLRGERRHEVQHGGNLRNRHSRQGDIVHSQIWYLGKPSARYHEASYLDFVLRHQNRLPMLYVGGNDGMLHGFSAHTGEEKIAYVPRGVIPSLQGLTSPAYDGQHRYFVDGSPLAGDANLGSASSPRWRSLLAGTLGAGGKGYFVLDVTEPETAFAEGQASELVLMDRSWHATESAPRCDAETGAALQACTQLAEAFADIGHITASPSRDDIDPQRTTQIAQLNNGRWALVLGNGYNSANGRPVLLIQYLDGGRELLRLVATGNASAQACRQQTPPQAHCSQLEDNGLSAPRLVDINGDGRPDVVYAGDNQGNLWKFLISSDDDTQWGVAQWGALAATTSNHGTAGVPLYQARGGARSAPGQRTWRQPISTAPLVRSNDRLRTLQQAGGQRQVPVGGLVVAFGTGRNASRQDPQDDRVQSLYAVLDTTRYKRVGERGERVAVCASAADADCQSALGSDADLPGPVAHSQLLQRRINPRPVQARSSDRRMFWRTDESEGADALDWNRHRGWFMDLPEAGERLLQPLRFYSGSNLLAVISEVPAHASHGAQGEPGQERCEPGPGTAQRQFFSLLNSIDGLRPRLQLLDTDGDGLFDPQADGQASRMSLGAGAHSMLRVRDDVGQQRIRIDGESLRDLPEVPIRPTWRQAR; translated from the coding sequence ATGGATGGCACCAGAGCAAGCATCGTTGCACACCGCAAACCCCCAAACCAGCGGCAGGCCGCACTGGTCTGCCTGGCGCTGCTGCCCGCTGCTGCCTGGCCCTTGGAGCTGGCTACCGCGCCTGCCGGTGGTGCCAGCGTCTTTGTTGCGCCCAATATCATTGTCTCCATCGATGACTCGGCTGCGATGCAGCGCCGCTTGGGCAGCGCCGAGCCTGGAGTCGCCAGCATCACGGCGCCGGGTGGCGACGGCCGCTGGGATGCGCGGGCGCAGCGCATCGCCGTGCTGCGCCATGCCCTCAAGGAGGTGCTGGGCGATGGACAGCAACTGCCCGATGGCACCATCCGCCTGGCCTGGCAGGCGATGTGGAACCATGGCGCTGCGCCTGGTGGCGGGCCCGGTGGCATGGTGCAGGGCCAGCGGCGCAGGCCCGGGGCCAGCACGGTCAACAGCCCGCGTTTGGCCATCAATGGCATGCAGGCGCTGCAGGGCCGCCATCGTCAGCATTTTCTGGCCTTTGCCGATTCGCTCCGCACCGGCCACCGCAGTGACCTGCACCACCTGCTCGGCCAGGCCGATGCCTACCTGCGCCGGCCGCTCGGCCCGCAAGGGCCCTGGGCCAGCCAACCGGGCGCTGTCACTGCGGCCAGCAGCACCTACCTGGGCTGCCGCCGCAACTACCACATTGTGCTGGCGGGCAGCCGCTGGGCTGGCCCGGCCAGCGGCGGTGCGCAAGACGACCACACCCGCGCCAGAACCTTGCCCGACGGCCAGGTCTACGGCAGTGGCAGCGCCGCGCAAAGGGCTGCCACCCAGCTCTACAGCGATGCGGTTCCAAGCACCTTGGCGGACTGGGCGTTTCGCAGCTGGGCCGACCCTTTGCAGCGGGCAGGCCTGAGCGGCAGTCTGGCGCCTGACGCCGGTTACCGCCAGGCACCGCCCCGGGAGCGTTTTGGGGATGGAAGCGGCCGGAATGCCGTGCTGGAGCGCTACTGGAACCCGCGCTACAACCCCGCCAGCTGGCCCCATCTGCAGACCTACACGGTCGGCATTGGCCTGGATGCCAGCACCTGGCCGGGTGCGCAGCAGATTCTGGCGCCCACGCAGCAACTGCCATTGGGCTATGACGGCAGCTTTGCCGCGCTGGCCAGCGGCGACGTCCGCTGGCCCGATATGCAGGCGCAGGGCGAGGGCGTGCGTGCGCTGGATTTGTGGCATGCGGCGCTCAATGGGCGGGGCCGCTTTTATGCCGCAACGCATGGGCAGGATGTGGCCCATGCGTTGCGCAGTATTTTCAGCGAGATACAGGCCCAGCAGGCAGGCGGTGCGGCCGGCAAAGGTGCGGCCGGCCCAGGCGCAGTCACGGCCAGCACTGGTGCCGCCAGCGCCAGCCAGGCGATTGCCCAGGATGCCTTGCTGTTCAGCGCCAGCTATGACCCGGGCCGGGCCTGGTCCGGCGCCATCCAGGCCCAGGCCATGGGCAGTGACGGCCGCTTGCAGCCGGCGTCCGGATGGGGCGGGCAGACAACGGCGGACAAGCTCGATGCCATCGCCTGGCAGCAGCGCCTGGTGCTGACTTGGGGCGATGTGCAGCAGCGCGGCGTGCCTTTTCGCTGGGCGGCAGATGACATCTACTTGAGTGCGGCGCACAAGCAGGCCCTGCAAGGCCCTGCCGATAGCGCGCAAGGCCAGGCCAGCGGCGAGCAGCGCCTCCACTACCTGCGTGGAGAGCGCCGCCATGAAGTGCAGCATGGCGGTAACCTGCGCAACCGGCATTCGCGCCAAGGCGATATCGTGCATTCGCAGATCTGGTACCTGGGCAAGCCTTCGGCCCGCTACCACGAGGCGAGCTATCTGGACTTTGTGCTGCGCCACCAAAACCGCCTGCCCATGCTCTATGTCGGCGGCAATGACGGCATGCTGCACGGCTTCTCGGCCCATACGGGCGAGGAAAAAATAGCCTATGTGCCCCGGGGCGTGATCCCCAGCCTGCAGGGCTTGACCAGCCCGGCCTACGATGGCCAGCACCGCTATTTTGTCGATGGCTCGCCGCTGGCGGGTGACGCCAACCTGGGCAGCGCCAGCAGCCCGCGCTGGCGCAGCTTGCTGGCCGGCACCCTGGGCGCCGGGGGCAAGGGCTATTTTGTGCTTGATGTCACTGAACCGGAGACGGCCTTTGCCGAGGGGCAGGCGTCAGAGTTGGTGCTGATGGACCGCAGCTGGCATGCGACGGAATCTGCGCCGCGCTGCGATGCGGAGACGGGCGCCGCGCTGCAGGCTTGCACACAGCTGGCCGAGGCCTTTGCCGATATCGGCCATATCACCGCCAGCCCGTCCCGCGATGACATCGACCCGCAGCGCACAACGCAGATCGCACAACTGAACAATGGCCGCTGGGCGCTGGTGCTGGGCAATGGCTACAACAGCGCCAATGGCCGCCCGGTGCTGTTGATCCAGTACCTCGATGGCGGGCGTGAGCTGCTGCGCTTGGTGGCGACGGGCAATGCATCGGCGCAGGCCTGCAGGCAGCAAACGCCGCCCCAGGCGCATTGCAGCCAGCTGGAGGACAACGGCTTGTCTGCCCCGCGCCTGGTCGACATCAATGGCGACGGCCGCCCCGATGTGGTCTATGCCGGTGACAACCAGGGCAATCTCTGGAAGTTTCTGATCAGCTCGGACGATGACACGCAATGGGGTGTGGCGCAGTGGGGTGCACTGGCGGCAACGACCAGCAACCATGGCACTGCCGGCGTGCCACTCTACCAAGCCCGGGGCGGCGCGCGCAGCGCGCCTGGTCAGCGCACATGGCGCCAACCCATCAGCACGGCGCCCTTGGTGCGCAGCAATGACCGTCTGCGCACGCTGCAGCAGGCGGGCGGCCAGCGCCAGGTGCCTGTCGGTGGCTTGGTGGTCGCCTTTGGCACCGGCCGCAATGCCAGCCGCCAGGATCCGCAAGACGACCGCGTGCAGAGCCTCTATGCGGTGCTCGATACCACCCGCTACAAGCGCGTGGGCGAGCGCGGCGAGCGGGTGGCGGTCTGCGCGTCGGCGGCCGATGCGGATTGCCAGTCGGCGCTGGGCAGCGATGCCGATCTGCCCGGGCCGGTGGCGCACAGCCAGCTGCTGCAGCGCCGCATCAACCCCCGCCCCGTGCAGGCGCGCAGCAGCGACCGCCGCATGTTCTGGCGCACCGACGAAAGCGAAGGCGCCGATGCGCTGGATTGGAACCGCCACCGGGGTTGGTTTATGGATTTGCCCGAGGCAGGCGAGCGCCTGCTGCAGCCGCTGCGCTTTTACAGCGGCAGCAACCTGCTGGCGGTGATCAGCGAGGTGCCGGCGCATGCCAGCCATGGCGCACAGGGAGAGCCGGGCCAGGAGCGTTGCGAGCCGGGGCCAGGCACAGCGCAACGCCAGTTTTTCAGCCTGCTCAATAGCATCGATGGCCTGCGGCCGCGCTTGCAGCTGCTCGATACCGATGGCGATGGGCTCTTTGATCCGCAGGCCGATGGCCAGGCCTCGCGCATGTCACTGGGCGCGGGCGCGCATTCGATGCTCCGCGTGCGCGATGACGTGGGCCAGCAGCGCATCCGCATCGATGGCGAATCGCTGCGCGACCTGCCCGAAGTGCCAATACGGCCCACCTGGCGCCAAGCGCGATGA
- a CDS encoding tRNA dihydrouridine synthase, protein MRLLLAPMEGLLDFVLRDVLTSIGGADRCVSEFIRITGSLLPDKVYLRTMPELRNGSYTAAGTPVRAQLLGSDAASMAANAVQLAALSPEGIDLNFGCPAKVVNRHGGGAALLQDPVAIHAVVSAVRGAVPAAMPVSAKMRLGFNDRALMLDCALAMQEAGACELVVHGRTKLDGYRPPAYWDQIARIREAVRIPVVANGEIWTVEDALRCQAESGCQDLMLGRGIVADPGLAWRIRKAVAERDGLPLPAGMRDVQWPDLLPALLRFWQLVCEDLEPRQRAGRLKQWLNLMRRAFPEAEDAYQHVRVMTDQAAITVWLDDLQRQTLLQAPVYGSV, encoded by the coding sequence ATGCGCTTGTTGCTCGCGCCCATGGAGGGCCTGCTCGATTTTGTGCTGCGCGATGTGCTCACCAGCATTGGCGGCGCCGACCGCTGCGTCTCGGAGTTCATCCGCATCACCGGCAGCTTGCTGCCCGACAAGGTCTACCTGCGCACCATGCCGGAGTTGCGCAACGGTAGCTACACGGCAGCTGGCACCCCGGTGCGCGCCCAGCTGCTGGGCAGTGATGCCGCCAGCATGGCGGCCAATGCGGTGCAGCTGGCGGCGCTGTCGCCCGAGGGGATCGATTTGAACTTTGGCTGCCCGGCCAAGGTGGTCAACCGCCATGGCGGCGGCGCCGCCTTGCTGCAGGACCCGGTCGCCATCCATGCGGTGGTCAGCGCGGTGCGCGGCGCGGTGCCTGCGGCCATGCCGGTGTCGGCCAAGATGCGCCTGGGCTTCAACGACCGGGCGCTGATGCTGGACTGCGCGTTGGCGATGCAGGAGGCCGGCGCCTGCGAGCTGGTCGTACATGGCCGCACCAAGCTCGATGGCTACCGCCCGCCCGCCTACTGGGACCAGATTGCGCGCATCCGCGAGGCCGTGCGCATCCCCGTCGTGGCCAATGGTGAAATCTGGACCGTGGAGGATGCCTTGCGCTGCCAGGCCGAATCCGGCTGCCAGGACCTGATGCTCGGCCGCGGCATTGTGGCCGATCCGGGCCTGGCCTGGCGCATCCGCAAAGCGGTGGCCGAGCGCGATGGTCTGCCGCTGCCCGCCGGCATGCGCGATGTGCAATGGCCGGACCTGCTGCCCGCCTTGCTGCGCTTTTGGCAGCTGGTCTGCGAGGACCTGGAGCCACGCCAGCGCGCTGGCCGCTTGAAGCAGTGGCTCAACCTGATGCGCCGGGCCTTCCCCGAGGCCGAGGACGCCTACCAGCATGTGCGGGTGATGACCGACCAGGCAGCGATCACCGTGTGGCTGGATGACTTGCAGCGGCAGACGCTGCTGCAAGCGCCTGTTTATGGCAGCGTTTAA